A portion of the Drosophila sechellia strain sech25 chromosome 2R, ASM438219v1, whole genome shotgun sequence genome contains these proteins:
- the LOC6615777 gene encoding uncharacterized protein LOC6615777, which produces MSLAPATRCTFVILALTILPNQFHCQVYRNGNGSGHGSRDSLLAESQMRIFTLTLLGLFVLVLLGFVGEFVCLPSPRSTRRAEISDFLWAGCICCFCRISRAVESTSDGLDVYAPRTQSIVWPTLPLPLPQEAGRVLEMTFLHAPRVNCLCRNCCLARNSFCIENCGVNMARWILLLATSAACAHLAKADDNFTDFDFVNVTQLLQMSDFENENNTDANSAEHDVATPTEGPTVAPTDADTSTSGQREPPFEDLRHHRHFGRFICMVLLLHVSVVGVGITIYSCVHCKLRSLRSRSRMKAQRRLQLTNLRSEHIPNSRDCPCHGCILAREMLQGLIMHQFHELVEC; this is translated from the exons ATGTCTTTGGCGCCGGCCACTCGATGCACTTTTGTCATCCTGGCACTAACCATCCTGCCGAACCAATTCCATTGCCAGGTGTAtaggaatggaaatgggagtGGGCATGGAAGTCGCGATTCCCTGCTGGCCGAGTCCCAGATGAGAATCTTTACGCTGACCCTACTGGGACTCTTCGTTCTGGTCCTCCTGGGCTTCGTGGGTGAGTTCGTGTGCCTTCCATCTCCTCGATCAACTCGCCGAGCGGAGATTTCCGATTTCCTTTGGGCAGGATGTATCTGCTGCTTCTGCCGGATTTCGCGGGCTGTGGAATCGACTTCCGATGGCCTCGATGTCTACGCCCCGCGCACCCAGAGCATCGTGTGGCCCACtctgcccctgcccctgccTCAGGAGGCGGGCCGCGTCCTGGAGATGACCTTCCTGCACGCCCCCAGGGTGAACTGCCTGTGCCGCAACTGCTGCCTCGCCAGAAACTCGTTCTGCATCGAAAACTGTGGG GTAAACATGGCCAGGTGGATCTTGCTGCTGGCCACCTCGGCTGCCTGCGCTCACCTGGCCAAAGCTGATGACAACTTTACGG ACTTTGACTTCGTAAATGTAACGCAGCTGCTGCAAATGTCTGATTTCGAGAACGAAAACAATACTGACGCAAATTCCGCGGAACACGACGTGGCCACGCCGACTGAAGGCCCCACTGTTGCTCCAACGGATGCAGATACCAGCACCAGTGGCCAACGTGAACCTCCATTCGAGGACCTGCGGCACCATCGGCACTTTGGGCGCTTCATCTGCATGGTTCTGCTGCTGCACGTATCCGTGGTGGGAGTTG GAATCACCATCTACAGCTGTGTGCACTGCAAATTGAGGAGCTTGAGGAGTCGTTCCAGGATGAAGGCACAGCGTCGGTTGCAGCTGACCAACCTGCGCTCGGAGCACATTCCCAATTCGCGCGACTGCCCGTGCCACGGATGCATTTTGGCCAGGGAAATGCTGCAGGGATTGATCATGCACCAGTTCCACGAACTGGTCGAGTGCTGA